ATCCCTGCACAGTGCCTCCTTGTTTGTGGTCTGGAATCCTTCCAGCAAGCGGGTCCCCGGGGGCTTGGGGCTTGTGAAGGGTTCCCTCTGCTGGAAGAGGAGAGCATTGCGCCCAGGCATGAGTGCACTGTCAGTACCAGGCAATCCCGGGAGACATTCTGGAGAGATCAAAGACTTTGGTGGCACCTACCCCCAAGAGTGAATCCTTCAGGTCACAGGTACCAGAGATGGACAACTTGGCCAGAAGACATAGCCTTATCTCAGACATGACATGGACAAAGGCCAGCTGAAGGACCAGGGACCAAACTGTTCTCACCTGCAGCTCTGAGGCTTTTTTCAGAGCAGGTCCAAGGGTTGAGGAGTGGGAGACCTGGCCAAGGAGGGTGATTGGTGAAGCAATCAATTTTCCACCTCGAGGCTAACTGGTAGTTATTTCTTTCTGCCTATGGAGACCTCTACTTGCCTTCTGACCACCCACTCATGGGAAGGTGTTCTCCGTCTGCACCTTCAGAGCCCACCAGCATTTCTTCAGTAGCCACTGTGGATCTCCCTGCTCCAGGTTCTGCCTCTTCCATGTAATGAGCCAAACTTGGCCAAAGCAGACAACAAGCAGCATGCATGTTAGAACCAGGAACAGCTGGGTCCATATCCTTCCTCTGCTACCCACTTCGTTCAGGTTACTAAGCCCCTCAAGCCTCTGATgcttcatctatgaaatgggggtGACAGTCTCTAGTTTATGGAGTTGTTGGGAGATGTCAGTGAGATACCCTATGAAAAATGCCTGACATGGCATAGGGGCTTCCCACATATTAAGCAACCTTTACCTCCAACCCCACTGACAGTCACACACCTGCCCATCAGGGAATGAGGTTGAGaatatcaatatatatatttgcaatagAAAGTGATAGAGATAAATAGTAATTGCATTGGGGTTACAAGGGTAGGACTGATGGATTCTGCTTGGGAGAGGGAACTCATCTGAGAACATAACTATCGACCAGGGTATTTCAAGTGTTAACTATGTGTCAGGCTTTAACACTTTACATATAGCCTCATCGGATCCTCAGAGGAGTCCCATAGGGTAGGTACTTACAGCAAACAGGCTACGGGGGGCCCAGGAGACCAGGTGTCCCCATGATCCCTGCCTCCTAGTATTCATAACCTTGAGTAAGGGTAGGACCTACCCCTGACCAATAGAATGCGGCAAAGGTGACATACGTACGTGATTCCACATATAACGTGATTCCACATCACATTATATGAGACTGTGATGTCCCTTGTCTTCCTGGCCTACTCCAGTCCCACCCCAAGTGTTGGTTTCTTGGAAAAACACTGGGGAAGGAGGTGGAATTGCTGTGAAAACAAGGCTCAGACCTCCACAGAAGCTGCCCAGTGAGTTCTTCAAAAGTGGTTATCCTACCTGCCACTTACACTGGATCAGGGCTGTCCAGAAATCATTTTCACATCTCCCCAGCAGAATGGCGTCATCTCAATACTAATTTTCACTTGAACTAGAAGAATCATGCGTGTGGATTTCAAAAGGAAAAGGTTCCTATTCATGGTGCATTTAGGAGCAGCCCAGGGTGCTTATAGAACGGACCTTGCTATGTTCTTGAGCTTCTGTGGCCTCTTGACAAAGTCGAGCAAATAAGACGACCAGGCCAAGTGGGCACTCTGGGTCCCGTGGCCAAGGATGGGCTGGCCAGGTGGCCATGTGGCCTCCCGTGGCCTTGTTTCTGTCAGTTTTATCTGATCCTGATCTCAGATGCTGATAGGGCCCTGGCTTATTTCTAAGGAGAGGGAGCTTGATTTGTGCAGGATGCGCCTTCACCAGATATCTCCAGGGCCAAGAGTCCACAGAGGTTACACGCCCCCGCCCCCCATGCCTCTAAGCTCAAAGAAGGGTCCCTGACACGGAGTCCTGTTACAGGAACGGCCACAGGGTGGGAGAGACCAGGGTCGTGCATGCCAGCTCAGGATCTGGGGCAGGATGGTTGGCAGGGGGTTGCGAGGAGCAAAGGAGGGGAATCACCTGCCAGAAAATTGGGCAGGGGGATCTcagagaggaggctgaggagggactGGGACCAGTGGAAGGGAGGTGAAATAGGTCTTAGGGGCCAAATTCCTTGCAGATGCCTGGGGTGAAGCCTGGGCAGCTCTATGCCCGGGAGCTGCCCTTTTGCCCCCAGCAGCTCCCGGTCCAGCCCCCGCCCCTCCAGGAGACCCAGGCCGGGTTCCTAACCCCCCTGCTCTTTGGCTTCGTCCCTGCCTAGCCCCTGCTGCAGGTTGCTTttatttccctcctcctccctcttctctccctcctctgcttcTGCTACCTCCCCTTCCTCTGCTACCCACTTCGTTCAGGTTACTAAGCCACTCAAGCCTCTGATACTTTGTCTGTGAAATGTGGGTGACAGTCTCTAGTTTATGGAGTTGTTAGGAGATGTCAGTGAGATACCCTATGAAAAATGCCTGACATGGCATAGGGCTCCCCACATGTTAAGCAACCTTTATTCCCCCTCCCCGCTCTTCCCCGCTTCCCCAACTGGCCCCGCCCCACTGCCGGCCCCGGCCCCACCCACGCGGGAGCTGCTCCATTTAAGGAGATTGCGCACCTTGAAAGGTCCACACATGTGAGCCTCGAAGCGAGCCCCCGGGTGCAGACTTGCCATGGCCTCCGAAGCTTCTGCGCGTCTAGGGACGCCCCCTGACCGTCTGTGGATCCAGAAGCCTGGCATCTACGAAGACGAGAAAGGGAGGACCTGGGTGACTGTGGTTGTGCGGTTCAGTCCCTCGCACAGGGAATGGGCCAGGGCCTCAAACACCCAGGGCAGCGCCTCCCAGGGCAGCACAGTGAGTCCTGGGCACGGTGGGGAGGCTGTGGGAGGGCTGCGCACTGACCCTTGCCCGTGTGGGACTGCGGTGGGGAATTAGAGGGGGCCGTTCTTACCCGCACTGGAAAACACTTCTGTGCAGGTCTAGGAGCGAAGCAATGCCCTGGCCCCAGGAACACCCCCGTgaagggaccacaggcacaaacTTATCCACATGAGGTAATACGGTCCTGCCTGGTGAAGCCGAGGCTAAGGCAGCTCAGGACTTAGTGCCATTCCCAGTGCATGCTGGGAAGGTTCACAAATGGGGCAGCTATTGAGCTGGGCTTTGTGGGATGAGTAGGAGTTCTCCAGGTCTAGAAAGGAGGCGGGAGTAGTATAAGCAAAAGCATTGCAACCTGGAGGCACCAGGTGGGCCAATAGGATGAATGTGAGATTGGTTTCAGATTActaatctgcaaaatgagaataatatacCTCTGTGGCAAGTGAGTCACAGACATGCTCATGTACGTGGCTCACCGCCTGACTGGCCTGGGGAAGCATTTGACTGATAACAGATTCTGGAAATTAATTCAGGAGGCTTGGGTGGAGTCCCAGATTCTTTACTGTtcaaaagctccccaggtgataaTGATAATGACTCAGGAAACGGCCGTAGATGAGGGCTTTAGATCACAGCCGGTCTTTGAGGGATAAAGTAAATACAGTAGAGTCTCTGGTGAGGGCGGGAATTGATTCCAGGACCGactgtggatgctcaagtccctgatagaAAATTACATGGGTAGTAATTACATACAACCTCAGCACAATCCTCTCCTATATTTGAAATTAGATTACTAATAACACCTAATGCTACACCTACACATCACTTCAAGCTCTGCTTCTTGGAACTTTGTggaaattttttttcccccaaatattttaaatctgagGTTGGTTGAATTCATGGGTGCAGTATCCACGGAAATGGGGAGCTGGCTGTACCTTAGTGTAATATGGTGAAAGTTTATCCGGATATTTAAAATGCCATTgaaggccaggcgccgtggctcacgcctgtaatcccaccactttgggaggccgaggctggcagatcatgaggtcaggagatcaagaccatcctggctaacatggtgaaaacctgtctctactgaaaatacaaaaaaattagccgggcatggtggcgggtgcctgtagtcccagctacttaggaggctgaggcaggagaatggcgtgaatccaggaggcagagcttgcagtgagctgagatagcgccactgcactccagcctgggtgacatagcgagattccgtctcaaaaaacaaaaacaaaaacaaaaaaacccaaaacccaaaCATTTAGGTCATTGTAAACAATTCActgcctgtttgttttttgagagagtcttgctctgttgcggctggagtgcagtggtgtgatctcggctcactgcaacctccacctcccaggctcaagtgattctcatgcctcagcctcctgagtagctgggattacaggctatttttttttacagctattttttttttgttatttttagaagagacaaggtttaatcatgtgagccaggctggttttgaactcctgacctcaagtgatctgcccaccttggctcccaaactgctgggattacaggcgagccaccgcgcccggccaggtcactgacattttaaacaatataacacatttccttaaaaatcttcaaatagGTTGTTTCAAAAAACATTGGTAGACAACATGGAAAGGCTTTTCTGTACATACACTAAATAAAGCATGCAAAAATTGTGgagcaaatattttaagtttttcaaaaGCCGGAGAAGGTGTTAATGGAGGGGACTGTGAAATGGTGCAGCCGCTATGGAAAACAGGATGAGAATTCCTCAAAAAAGAGAATTACGGCACAATCCAGCAATGCCATTTCTGGGTGTATACCCACAAGACTTTGAAGCAGGAACTTAAGCATGtatttgtacatccatgttcacagcagtatCATTCATACTAGCCAAAAGGTGGAGGCAGCCCCAGTGTCCATTgatagatgaatgggtaaacaaaacacaaaccatGAAGTATTCACACTTAAAAAGGAAAGTCAGGCACATGGATGAAACTTGGagacattatactaaatgaaatagGCCAGTCACGGAAGGAGAGATTCTCTTGTATGAGGTACTCAGAGTGGTCTCGTTCATAAAGtggaatggtggctgccaggggctggagggagtcGGGGATGGGAAGTTAATGTTAATAACAGGTATGGAGTCtcagtttgggaagataaaaagTTCTGGAGGTGGATAGTGCCGACGGTTCCACATGTCaatgcacttaatgccactgaactgtactcTTAAAAACAgttctaagcttttttttttttttttttttttttttttttttttttatgattcagTGGAAATAGAATGGATTCTTCAAATAACTTAGCCATGGGTGGGATAAGGGACCTACTtagtatttttttccctctttcttaaaAATAGATCGATGTCTTAGGGTGGGAATTAAGCTTCCTGGGCACATCTAATGCAAAGAGTAgccaactttttctgtaaaggatgtGATGGTAAACATTTTCCACTTTGAGAGCTATGCTCTTGCAGCTACTCAGCTCTACTATTGCAGTGCAAAAGCAGCTAAAGGCAACGGTAAAGGAATGAGGGAAGGAGCCTTAGTTTATTTACAATAAAGCTTTATTTGCAAAAGCAGATGGCAAGCCGGACTTCGTTTGCTGATCTCTGATCTAAAGTCAGAATACACAGAGAAGGAGAGATTTTTgccacataatttaaaatatttctctttgcaAAAGCAGTCCGTAAAAAAGCTAGGACAACAAACTGAGAAAAATCATCACAACGTGTTTTTTTGATAAAGCGCTAATATTCTTAATTCAAAAAGACGTTTTATCACTAACGACAAATACTTAGAAAATTGTGTAAAAGACTTTCCATTTTGTTGCATAAGAAGCtttgattttacttttcctttcatctttctaACTTCCAGTACCAgcctaattttgttatttttattattatgtatttatattgagacagggtctttctctgtctcccaggctggagtgcaatgacataatcatagctcacaacagcctctacctcctgggttcgagaaatcttcccaccttagcttcccgagtagctgggactgtaggcacatgccaccatggccagctaattttttattttttgtagagacatagtctcattatgttgccaaggctggtcttgaactcctagcttcaagcagtcctcctgcctcggcctcccgaagtgttgggattacaggcataagtcactgctcccagccttattttgtatatttactgTAAGTATGTGAAGTTCATGATCAGAACTGCAGCATATTTTGGGGGGAAAATCTATCACCCTCAGATCCAGGAGTCCATGGATATCTTGTTTTTAAAAcgaagatttaaaaattatggcaATGGCAGAGATGGAGCCCCAAGAGAATACTTAGCTTTAACCCAGGGTGGTGACAGGTTGGAAACAGTGGCTAAATTTGGGGGTTGCAGTGGGGCGAGGCAGGGAGCAGGTCAGAGGGGGCCAGAAGAACCCCAGTCGTCCTAGATGTAGCCACAGGCACCAGTGCCAAGGCTCTTGGTCTGGAATTCTGAAAACATTTACCTCTGACCCTGGCAGCCCACTGGCCGGGCCGGGGCATCTAGGCCTGCATTGCTAGTATGCCGCCCAGTTGGCAGGGAACCCTATCCCTGATCTGCCACCCCCTCTCCGGTCCCTTCAGTATGAACCCAGCATCACGGTGCACTTGTGGCAGATGGCAGTGCATACCCGGGAGCCACTCTTTTCCGGCCAGATGCCCTTCTCCCAGCTGCCCCCCGTGTGGCAGCTCTACCCCGGGAGGAAGTACCGAGCAGCCGATTCCAGTTTCTGGGAAATAGTGGACCATGGCCAGGCAAGTGTGTGGTGGTTCCAGGTGAAAGTGACGGGTGGCCCCCCTGGTGACTGCCATGGCCCTCTCTCTTCTGTACCCCTGGCCCCCTCGGGGTTCTTGTCTCTCCTCTTCCTGTTGCTCAAGTCTTCCTTCAAGGAGGCCTGAATGTGTATGGGTGGATCAGTACATGAGTTCCCATGTGGGATGTAGGCAGAatgggtgagggagggagggttgCCTTCCCTGGGCTAGGGAAATCCACAAGCCGGAGTTCCCACCTGCCTCGCCCCTGCCTGCTGCTGCCAGCCTGCATGGGCGGCCCTTAAGGCCAACTGGAGGAGCATCTCCCAGAGGTTCTGATGGCTCTTCCCTCTCCTGCAGATCGACTCCATGGAGCAGCTGGTCCTCACATATCAGCCGGAGAGGAAAGACTGACAGTGGGAGTGGCTGGTATGTTGGGGGCCCGTGCCTCTCGGTGCAGGGATCAGACGAAAGCGAGAATACTTCTCCTCTTTTCAGAAAGACGGCAtggcctccttctcctccctgctGTTTCCTGAGATTTTTCTTACATAGCCACCTGCCACCTCTGCTCCCCCGCCCCTTGGATGTGTGATGGTCTACTGTGGGTGGGCCCCTATAATAAGTTCCTAAAGCATGGGATCTCATCGAATAAGATTAATCATTTAATCCTTGTGAGAATTCTGTGAGGTGTACATGTTAATGACCCATTTCACAATGAAAAGACTAAGACTCTGGGGATGGGAATGATTTCCTCGAGACCGTACAGCCAGGAAATAGCAGTGATCAAGCTCACATCTAATGATCTCAGGTCCCTAGACTTAACCATGGCACTGAGGTGCCATGCGACGGTGGCCTTCGAGGACCCAGCACTGACCCACAGAGGGCTCCTCCCAGATGGGCTGCAGCTTGGAGCAGGCCAGGCAGGGCCTGGTCCATTGGAGGGGCTGGCACTGGGTTTGCCTTTGACCCCAGCAGCTTGGATGGGGTGCCAGGCTCCTCCATAGTTCACTGACTATCTCCTTTGGTCTTCTCCCAGGCCCTGCTGGCCCTGCCCCTCTGGCCTGGTGTCTCCTCGTGCCCCCTCAGTGAGGATCTTCATGTACCGTCTTCTGTTTGCACACCCAGCATAGCCTCCTTGCAGGCAGGAGGCAGTGGGGCCCCTGAACACTCAGCTTCTCTCGTTTTCCTCAGTTATGAGTCCTGTCCTGTCCTGCTTGGATCTGCACTTAGGGCAACTGGCCTAGATGGACTTCACTAGGGGCCCTGTCTGTGCGCTGAGCCAGTTTCCCCTGCTGGCTGCAAGCTGTGggttctttttctcctctgtacCCCTCATGCTGATCTTCTAGATGCCACTCCCAAATTCCCTTCATACCCACCGGGATGTGTGCCCAGCCAGGCCTCCGGCACTCCCAGTGCAGCTCGTGATTGGAAACTCACCATCAGCAGGCAGTGGCTCGGTTTAAGAGACGGCCGCAGAGGGAGCCCAGTCTGGATATGGACTCGGATGCCCTGTGGGTATCAGTTCTGCTGACGCTTTGGCCCGAAATAGATCCAGTGCTGAGCCAGTAGTGTACGCCAGAGCCTCAGTGAGCCCATCTGCACAGTGGGGAGCGTGGAAGGACGGGTTTGGCCTGTGCTTCTGCTTGTTCAGTTCTTCAGCTCACGAAGGGATGCTAGTCCATGAAGGTGGCCTCGCAGTACTGGTTAATTAAACTTTATTGCACACTGTCCACTTTTGTGCTGAATTGGAGCTTCTCTTTGGCCTCTTTCTAGCATAGAAATGCAGCTTCCGGTATCGAAATGTTAAGGTAACATTTTAATgttccttttcatctttttccaCACTGGGAAGGAAATTGTAATCAGTCCATTCAGCAGCAGGACGCTGGCGGGAGGTAAGGAAGGGGAGGAGACTCGTGCGGGCTCTGGGTGAAGCCCTGCTGTGAAAGGGCAGGAAAGCCGTGGTGGTCACAGGAGAACCGGGAGCAAGGGAGAGCTTCCAAAACGAGACAGTGCAACAGCATGTCAGTGCAGGAGATGCAGAATGCAGGTGCAAGGGACGAAGGGCCCATGTGTGGGAGAGATGACATGACAGAGAAGCAGAGTCCTTGAGCAAGGAGGGATGGGGCAGGGGGCCAAGGCACTGAGCGGGGCCGCTACTGTGACCAGGAAGAAGTGGACGATACGGTGCAGGTCAGGGTGACCATGCAGTGGTGGCAAGGAGAGGGGATTCCCTCCCTCATGTCATTCACAAGAAAAAATCACCCATGGGCTAAAATCCCAACCTTACAAAATCTGTAAAAGCATTCATAGAAAGTTTGGGGAAATATGTTCATGAATGTGGGGTACAAAAAAACCCAAGTAAGACACAGGTGTAAGCAAAAGACAGTGTAAAACAAACTTTTTCAAGTGAAGCATTTCTGTATGACAAAATATTAGGAAGCCTCAATCACAATTTAGCATGGTACATAAGGCACGCCAGTGTTTGCCTGGAGCGGACTTGCTCAAGGCCAGTGGTGTTGTGGCGAGGGGCTGTCTTGggcattgtagaatgtttagcagcatccttggctgCCACCCACTGGATGCCAGAAGCATCCCCTGACCCCAACTTGTGAGAACCAAAAATGTCAGATGGCTCCTGAGGGGGCAAAATTGCCCTGGCTGAGAATCACTACCCTAGATAAACACTTGCACAAACACTTGCATGTGTGGTGTACACAAGAGGCATGAAGAGGGAGCGTTGGGGTAAGAGTTGAGATTCCACAGTGTTGGCATGGTTAAAGGGAGGCTCCGTGAACAGGGGCTGGGGTGAGCACTGCAGGCTGGCATTGTACCTTCTGCTGAGCAGCTTATGTTGATCTGGCAGCCTGGTCTTTCAGGAACCCTCTTCCCCTAGCCTGCCTTCCCTCCCACTGGCCTGAGTCCGGGGTGTGCAGGAGAGGGTGTGTCACGCAGCATGCATCCCAGTCAACAGAGAAGGATTTCATGATGACACCAGTCAAGAGttaggaaagttttttttttttttttctgagacagagtctctctctgtcgcccaggctggagggcagtggcgcgatatcggctcacagcaagctccgcctcctgggttcacgccattctcctgcctcagcctcccgagtagctgggactacaggtggctgccaccacgcttggctaatttttttgtatttttagtagagacagggtttcaccgtgttagctaggatggtctcgatctcctgatctcgtgatccacccgcctcggcctcccaaagtgctgggattacaggcgtgagccactgcgcccggcctagggaAGGTTTTTATTGTTAAATGGGAAGTTGACAGAgccagagagggaaggaggcatTGTTTTCCTACCCACAGAAACGTGCCCCCCAGAAAGGAGCGGGCTCTGCTGGACACACAGTGGGTGGTGGGTGTCTGCATCCAGGAGAGAGAATTCAGTCCTTTAGCTGCCTTCTTACAGGGCAGGCTGGGCACAAGTGCAATGATGAAGGCTGCACAGACTTCCTGGGTACCaggtgggtggggcctgggaatGCCAGCCGTCCAGTGCCTGGACATTTGGGGTCTATGTGTAATTGTAATAGGTTTGTTGTCAAATGTGCACATATCCCAACACtgggttgcagcagagaaagcaGTTTAATGGTAGGGTCACCGAAGGAGGGGATAGGAGGaaacctcaaatccatctcccagAGAAGTTTGGATTAGGAATGGGCCGAAGTGTGGAGATTGTTGATTGGTTGAAAAGTGCAGGATGACATCATGGGACAGGGAGATGAAGCCGCTGTATTCTCATGCTTGGTCCTCTGTGGGGGTCTTCAAACTGGTTGCTGGAATTCAGActctgaaaaacatcttaagtGATTTATTCTAATATCAGAGATCCTGTCTATAGGAACAAAAGGgatacaaataaattattaaacagtCAGTCTTATAATCCTAAAGTCAGAAATCCTATCTGTGGAAACATCGGGTATGCAAATGGTCACCATCTAGAGTGCTGTGTGACTTTCAGCAACAAGAAAGTGGGTCTAAGTGCAGCCTGATCAATGCTTAATTATGACTATTTCTGTCCAGAACCCAGCATGCAAACTGCAAGGGGGGAAGTTTCAGGCTCCCAGGATGAGGGAAGGAAGCCATCAGTTCCATGGGAAGCAGAGCTTGGGTGCTGCTTCTTCCTTGGGAAATAGGCCCTCATCCCTGCCACTTAGGACACCTCTGCTCCTTGACCTTAGAGCACCATTAGTCCTGTAGCATTGGGAGgggcccccagccccaggctggtCCCCAGGGAAGCACACTTTGGGATCTGCTGCCCCTCCTGGGTGCCGTCCTGCACTTGCTGGTGGTCTGCGTGCTCTCCTGGCCTCACTGCTGAGGTCTGCAGCAGAACAATGCATATTCTGTGCCTGGTGACTCCCAGGGCCTGGGTGACTTGGCTTCACCTGGGATCCTACTGCTTGTTCTGCCCCAGCTGTTTGCTGTGACCCCTTTCCAGCTGCCATCTGGCTGGTCCACACCCAAGCCTCTGCTGAGGTCAGCCCTGGCACTTGGCATCAGTGCTGGATGGGGCATGGCGGTGCCCCACAGAAGATGCACTCCAGAGAACCTCTCACCCCACCTCACCATAGTGATATGGGagttaaaaaggaattatttaggcagatagcaAGGGCATGGGAGTCCTCagtaaggcttttcttttcttttttttttttgagacaggatttcgctcttgttgcccaggctggagtgcagtggcgcaatctcggcccaccacaacctccgcctcctgggttccagtgattctacctaagcttcctgagtagttgggatttcaggcatgtgccaccatgcccagctaattttttgtatttttagtagagacggggtttctccatgttggccaggctggtcttgaactcccggcctcaggtgatctcctgccaaagtactgggagtacaggcgtgagccaccgtgcccagcccagccttttctttttaatgaaagtagccccaaatcattttctaactaATGCAGCCTGCAAGCTGGGAGCCTGCACGGGTGAATGCTGGCGGGAACTAAGGACTAGACATGTGCAAGGCGGCAGACTTCTCTGTCAGCCACATGTATTGTAAGGAGCAGACAGGATGGGGCCAATCAACTGGGAAGCCCATTTGCGTAAGATCCGTGCGGGGTGACCAGCCTTCCCCGCCAAAACTACTGTGTGAGTCCTATATGAATCGGATACCGCCTCCTCAACTGGGCCATGAAACTCGGAGCATTCACCACCAACCGTCCTTTTTCCACTTGGAGACCCCTTCCTCTATAGAGgaagctgtttctctttctctcctcttctaccTATTA
The window above is part of the Macaca fascicularis isolate 582-1 chromosome 7, T2T-MFA8v1.1 genome. Proteins encoded here:
- the TCL1B gene encoding T-cell leukemia/lymphoma protein 1B, yielding MASEASARLGTPPDRLWIQKPGIYEDEKGRTWVTVVVRFSPSHREWARASNTQGSASQGSTYEPSITVHLWQMAVHTREPLFSGQMPFSQLPPVWQLYPGRKYRAADSSFWEIVDHGQIDSMEQLVLTYQPERKD